A genomic window from Periophthalmus magnuspinnatus isolate fPerMag1 chromosome 16, fPerMag1.2.pri, whole genome shotgun sequence includes:
- the LOC117383659 gene encoding uncharacterized protein LOC117383659: MTDRATFEPQEPQEPETALHQDRPASTPPCINTALHQDRSASTPPNVNTALHQDRPASILPCIKTALHQDRPASRPPCINTTLHQHRPASIPPSVKTALRQDRPATLHQHRPASRPPCINTALHQDRPASRPPCIKAALHCDRPASRPPSVKTALHQHHPASTPPCINTAQRQDRPASRPPSHPASTPPCIKTALHQHRPASRPPCIKTALHQGRPASRPPYIVTALHQYRPASRPPYTVTALHRHRPASTPPCIDTALHRHRPASTPPCIATIVIALHRNCL; this comes from the coding sequence ACCGCCCTGCATCAAGACCGCCCTGCATCAACACCGCCCTGCATCAACACCGCCCTGCATCAAGACCGCTCTGCATCAACACCGCCCAACGTCAACACCGCCCTGCATCAAGACCGCCCTGCATCAATACTGCCCTGCATCAAGACCGCCCTGCATCAAGACCGCCCAGCGTCAAGACCGCCCTGCATCAACACCACCCTGCATCAACACCGCCCTGCATCAATACCGCCCAGCGTCAAGACCGCCCTGCGTCAAGaccgcccagccaccctgcatcAACACCGCCCTGCATCAAGACCGCCCTGCATCAACACCGCCCTGCATCAAGACCGCCCTGCATCAAGACCGCCCTGCATCAAGGCCGCCCTACATTGTGACCGCCCTGCATCAAGACCGCCCAGCGTCAAGACCGCCCTGCATCAACACCACCCTGCATCAACACCGCCCTGCATCAATACCGCCCAGCGTCAAGACCGCCCTGCGTCAAGaccgcccagccaccctgcatcAACACCGCCCTGCATCAAGACCGCCCTGCATCAACACCGCCCTGCATCAAGACCGCCCTGCATCAAGACCGCCCTGCATCAAGGCCGCCCTGCATCAAGGCCGCCCTACATTGTGACCGCCCTGCATCAATACCGCCCTGCATCAAGGCCGCCCTATACTGTGACCGCCCTGCATCGACACCGCCCTGCATCGACACCGCCCTGCATCGACACCGCCCTGCATCGACACCGCCCCGCATCGACACCGCCCTGCATTGCGACCATCGTGATCGCTCTGCATCGCAACTGTCTGTAA